From the Lepisosteus oculatus isolate fLepOcu1 chromosome 1, fLepOcu1.hap2, whole genome shotgun sequence genome, one window contains:
- the LOC138239211 gene encoding uncharacterized protein: MQVYNSFARYNPYTVCKMDTIIEDLFCRGYTNHEILVLLEESHNVKLSLRTLERMLCKNQLWRRRNKTDEAEVASFIHQQLQTSGRHHGYRWMHQKCWMAGIITDRETVRQLLRLMDGRGVDLRAQNRLRRRQYYSRGPNYVWHIDGYDKLKPYGICINGCIDGFSRKMIWLEAYKTNNDPRIIAGYFIDAVYKNNGLPQRVRLDHGTENTHVAVMQRFLREMNEDSTECVTLGPSTGNQRIERWWATLRAQCSQFWMDHFEQLREDGHFVDTFIDKSLIQFCFQNTIQEELNEVLTAWNNHRIRPTHNPRAPSGRPSVMYAAPSLYGAQNYLQAVDQIKVDICREDCCVKDYPCDEDVFHLCVELMAEQNLAMPDDVFEITDLYLRLREMVLNGLDLE; encoded by the exons atgcaGGTCTACAATAGTTTTGCTCGTTATAATCCCTACACGGTTTGCAAGATGGACACCATTATAGAGGACTTATTTTGTCGTGGTTACACAAACCATGAAATTTTGGTGTTATTGGAGGAATCACACAATGTAAAACTGAGTCTTCGGACCTTGGAAAGAATGCTGTGTAAGAATCAGCTCTGGCGAAGGCGAAACAAGACAGATGAAGCGGAGGTCGCCTCATTCATACACCAACAGCTACAGACTTCTGGCAGACATCATGGCTATCGGTGGATGCACCAAAAATGCTGGATGGCAGGGATAATAACGGATAGAGAGACTGTCCGTCAGTTACTGCGCCTTATGGACGGGCGAGGAGTAGATCTGCGTGCGCAAAATCGCCTGAGGCGCCGGCAGTATTACAGCCGCGGACCAAACTATGTGTGGCATATTGATGGGTATGACAAATTAAAACCTTACGGGATATGCATCAACGGGTGCATTGATGGCTTCTCGAGAAAAATGATCTGGTTAGAAgcatacaaaaccaataatgacCCACGAATTATTGCTGGTTATTTTATAGACGCTGTCTATAAAAACAACGGTCTTCCACAAAGAGTACGACTTGATCATGGAACCGAAAACACCCACGTTGCTGTAATGCAAAGGTTTCTGCGCGAAATGAATGAGGATAGCACAGAATGTGTCACTCTTGGCCCAAGCACTGGGAATCAGAGAATTGAACGCTGGTGGGCTACACTAAGAGCACAGTGCAGTCAGTTTTGGATGGACCATTTTGAACAGCTGAGAGAAGATGGGCATTTTGTTGACACCTTCATCGACAAATCACTCATTCAGTTttgtttccaaaacaccatACAG GAGGAGCTCAATGAAGTGCTGACTGCCTGGAATAATCACAGAATAAGGCCAACCCACAACCCTCGCGCTCCCAGTGGACGACCTTCAGTGATGTATGCTGCCCCAAGTTTATATGGCGCACAGAACTATTTGCAGGCAGTTGACCAAATCAAAGTCGATATCTGTCGAGAAGACTGTTGTGTAAAGGACTACCCCTGTGATGAGGATGTCTTCCATCTTTGTGTTGAACTGATGGCTGAACAGAACCTTGCAATGCCAGATGATGTGTTTGAAATCACTGACCTTTACTTAAGACTACGTGAAATGGTCCTCAATGGGCTGGACCTTGAGTAG